One region of Solanum pennellii chromosome 6, SPENNV200 genomic DNA includes:
- the LOC107022773 gene encoding uncharacterized protein LOC107022773 — protein sequence MESSSSKNKLHHNHQRSVSPSGRFCSSTISSSTFSAQTSDWLTRSTSPTRVNLRRSVSPSPSVRFSSSNNLSISVFPRKPQQNSHPLPSSSNQKKHCTCSPTTHPGSFRCSLHRKTTNRSHGQSYHSSHPLNMRRSAMTNSLVRIGAVEGELVKRALAALIRPSSHQLRRRCDFQPKPSRLSVMSKAEDYICDVQLP from the coding sequence ATGGAGTCGTCGTCGTCCAAAAACAAATTGCACCATAATCATCAACGATCCGTTTCACCATCGGGTCGGTTCTGTTCTTCCACTATTTCTTCCTCCACGTTCTCTGCTCAAACATCCGATTGGTTAACCCGATCCACCTCTCCAACCCGAGTTAATCTCCGTCGATCAGTTTCCCCTTCCCCGTCCGTACGATTTTCCAGCTCTAATAACCTTTCAATTTCGGTTTTCCCTCGTAAGCCGCAGCAGAATAGTCATCCATTACCTTCTTCTTCCAATCAGAAGAAGCACTGTACGTGTTCGCCGACAACACATCCAGGTTCATTCCGTTGTAGCCTTCACAGAAAAACTACTAACCGGAGTCACGGTCAATCGTATCACTCGAGTCATCCATTGAATATGAGGAGATCGGCAATGACGAATTCGCTTGTTCGAATTGGAGCTGTGGAAGGTGAATTGGTGAAGAGAGCACTTGCTGCTTTGATTCGACCGTCTTCTCATCAACTCAGGCGTAGATGTGATTTTCAGCCTAAGCCTAGTAGGCTCTCCGTCATGTCAAAGGCCGAAGATTATATTTGTGATGTACAGTTACCGTAG
- the LOC107023384 gene encoding proline--tRNA ligase, cytoplasmic-like, with amino-acid sequence MAGKDADKGKKKEGKKEVVHGKKKEVKKETGLGLSYKKDENFGEWYSEVVVSGEMIEYYDISGCYILRPWAMSIWEILQTFFDAEIKKMKIKNSYFPLFVSPAVLQKEKDHIEGFAPEVAWVTKSGDSDLEVPIAIRPTSETVMYPYFSKWIRGHRDLPLRLNQWCNVVRWEFSNPTPFIRSREFLWQEGHTAFATKEEADEEVLDILELYRRIYEEFLAVPVSKGKKSELEKFAGGLYTTTVEAFIPNTGRGIQGATSHCLGQNFAKMFEINFENEKGEKAMVWQNSWAYTTRTIGVMIMTHGDDKGLVLPPKVATTQVVVIPVPYKDANTQGIYDACAATVKSLNESGIRAEADFRDNYSPGWKYSHWEMKGVPLRIEIGPKDLANNQVRAVRRDNGAKTDIPVANLVEQVKDVLDSIQQNLFETAKQKREACVQVVKTWEEFAEALGQKKLILAPWCDEEDVEKEVKTRTKGEMGAAKTLCSPFDQPELPEGTLCFASGKPAKKWTYWGRSY; translated from the exons ATGGCTGGTAAAGATGCAGATA agggaaaaaagaaagaaggcaAGAAAGAGGTAGTTcatggaaaaaagaaagaagtcaAGAAAGAGACAGGTCTCGGTCTCTCTTACAAGAAAGATGAGAACTTTGGAGAGTGGTATTCTGAG GTGGTTGTTAGTGGTGAAATGATTGAGTACTATGACATTTCTGGCTGTTATATCTTAAGGCCATGGGCAATGTCCATCTGGGAGATATTGCAG ACCTTTTTCGATGCTGAAATTAAGAAGATGAAGATAAAGAACTCCTACTTCCCTCTCTTTGTGTCCCCTGCTGTTCTACAAAAGGAAAAGGACCACATAGAGGGATTTGCTCCTGAG GTTGCTTGGGTTACAAAATCTGGAGACTCTGATCTGGAGGTGCCCATTGCGATTCGACCAACAAGTGAAACTGTGATGTATCCTTATTTCTCGAAGTGGATTAGGGGACATCGTGACTTGCCCTTGAGACTTAACCAGTGGTGCAACGTTGTGCGATGGGAGTTTAGCAACCCCACCCCCTTCATTAG GAGCCGTGAATTTCTCTGGCAAGAAGGTCACACTGCTTTTGCAACTAAGGAGGAGGCAGATGAAGAG GTTCTTGACATTTTGGAGTTGTATAGACGTATATATGAGGAATTCTTAGCTGTTCCAGTAAGTAAGGGAAAGAAAAGTGAGCTTGAGAAGTTTGCTGGAGGACTCTACACGACTACAGTAGAG GCTTTTATCCCTAATACTGGCCGTGGTATCCAAGGTGCAACTTCACACTGTTTGGGCCAAAATTTCGCGAAGATGTTCgagataaattttgaaaatgagaAGGGAGAAAAGGCTATGGTCTGGCAGAACTCCTGGGCCTATACTACCAGAACG ATTGGTGTGATGATCATGACTCATGGAGATGATAAAGGCCTGGTCTTACCTCCTAAAGTTGCAACAACTCAAGTAGTTGTTATCCCTGTGCCATACAAGGATGCTAATACTCAAGGAATCTATGATGCCTGTGCTGCCACTGTTAAAAGCTTGAATGAATCTGGTATTCGTGCTGAGGCTGACTTCAGAGACAACTACTCGCCTGGCTGGAAATATTCTCACTGGGAAATGAAGGGGGTCCCTCTTAGGATTGAAATAGGACCAAAAGATCTTGCAAATAACCAG GTACGAGCTGTTCGCCGTGACAATGGAGCCAAAACTGATATTCCTGTGGCAAACTTAGTCGAACAAGTAAAAGATGTGCTCGATTCTATCCAGCAAAATCTATTTGAAACTGCAAAACAAAAACGGGAAGCTTGTGTTCAGGTTGTAAAGACCTGGGAGGAATTTGCAGAAGCATTGGGCCAAAAGAAATTGATATTGGCTCCTTGGTGTGATGAGGAG GATGTTGAGAAAGAAGTAAAGACACGCACAAAAGGGGAGATGGGTGCAGCGAAGACTCTTTGTTCTCCATTTGACCAGCCTGAGCTGCCTGAAG GTACTTTGTGCTTTGCCTCGGGTAAACCCGCTAAGAAGTGGACATACTGGGGTCGCAGCTATTGA